A segment of the Bacillus pseudomycoides genome:
ACAATCAGCACTATTTAGAGGTTCTGGATTCGACTAGAAAAGCGTGACCCTCGCCGTCGGCATTCACAGTTCAACGAGGCTTGGTAAGTTGCACTGTGGTGTATAGTAATTATCTATGCAGTCGCAGCTGTCTCGTTTTATGTTATGCTTACCCCAACTGTTCGGTATTCAACGGTTATTTTGGAAACAAAAAGCACAAGAAAAGTGAAAAGGGCTTCACGAGATAATTTGGTATATAATGGGTGTAGAGGTGATTTTATATGTACTTTCCATCAAAAAAAGATGCATGGTTATATCCAATTTATTTAGTGGGAGTCGCTGCTTGTTTTGCTCCATTTCTTGCTGGGAGAGATTATTTTCTTCTATTTTTCACCATTCCTTTTGCGATTCTTCTTATTTGGAGCTGGTTTACAACAGGATATAAGGTAGAAGATGAAGAGATCATCATTCGATATGGACCGAGGAAAAAAAGAATTTCAATCAAAGATATAAGAAAAATTTCAAAAACAAAAAATCCACTAGCAGCTCCGGCACTGTCTTTTGATAGACTTGAAATACTTCACGGCACGCAATTTGAAACAGAACTTATTTCTCCGCGTGATACTAAGCAATTCGTTTCTCTTATACAAAGTATTCAGCCGCAAATTGAAATAGCAAATAACGTAATAAATGAGTGAGAAGCGTGTTCGTAAGGGAACACGCTTATTTTTTATCTTCATAAAAAGAATTACATAGGCTTAACAAACCAATGGAGTTACTTCGGATTTGTTATAAAAGGCTGAACATGAACAACACATAAATCTCGAAATTTCCCTTCAGCAGTTGTTACGATAATGACAGCTCGTCCAGGGTTCCTTCCAGTTATGATTACTTTGTCTTTCTCTGTGATAACTGTTATGACGTCCGGGTTCATATTTGTCCAAATAAGCTCTTGATTTGTTGCTTGAATTGGGAGAACAGAAGCAGATAATTCAGCGCTTTGTCCCACTTTTATTTTTAATTTGTTTTTTTGTATATGCACACCAATTACAGATACAGCAGAAGGAGCAAGTGAGATTTGAGGTTTTGACTGTATGTTTGGACAAGAAGCATTTGCCATAAGTGATAGTTTTTTTGAGTTTTGGTGTTGTAGTGATGCCATCATTCTAAACTCTCCTTTCTGTATAAGTGTTGATACTAATACTATAACGAAGTAGTGTTATGGTAGATTTAACGAAATATAAAGAAATTGTTAATTTCAAGGAGGGAATTGTCGGAAAGTCAGTAAAAGAAAGGAACCTCTGCTTTTATGATGAAAGCGGAGGTTCCTTATTTTAAAAATATTATGCAGTTTTTTCGAATTCCTCAAACTGCTTTTCAACTTCTTTTGAAGGTTTTGTTAATAAACTAATGATGATAATTGCAAGTAAGCTTGCAGCAAATCCTGGGATCATTTCGTATAAAAAGTCTTTTAAAAACTTAAATTGTGTCCACGTAATAACAGTTGCAGCACCAGCGATCATACCAGCTAGCGCGCCCCATTTTGTCATACGTTTCCAGTATAAGCTTAGTAAAACGACAGGACCAAATGAAGAACCAAAGCCAGCCCAAGCATAGCCAACAAGCGCTAGGATTGTGTCGTTTTGTTTAAATGCTAATCCGCAACCAATAAGTGCAATAACAAGAACGGCCATACGACCAACAAATACAAGCTCACGATCAGATGCAGAACGTTTAAAGAATGTTCTATATATGTCTTCCGTTACTGCACTTGATGTAACAAGAAGCTGAGAAGAGATTGTACTCATAATAGCTGCTAAAATAGCTGCTAATAAAAATCCAGTAATTAATGGGTGGAATAAAATGTTACCTAGTTCAACGAAAATCGTTTCTGGGTCAGAGAGCTTTAATCCCGCTTTTGAATAGTAAGCGATACCGATAAGGCCAGTAAACATAGCTCCTACTACAGAGAAAATCATCCAGCTCATACCAATTCGACGTGCGCTTTTGATTTCTTTGACAGAAGAGATAGCCATAAAGCGTACGATAATATGAGGTTGTCCAGCATAACCAAGACCCCAGGCAAATAATGAAATAATACCTAATACGGATGTTCCTTTAAAAATATCTAATAGCGCTGGGTCAATAGATTTAATTGTATCAAATGCTGGTCCAAGGCCGTTTACATTCATAATTGTTACGACCGGAACAAGGATAAGAGCAACCACCATGATGATTCCTTGAACGAAGTCTGTCCAACTTACAGCTAAGAAGCCACCAAATAATGTGTAAGCTACAACAACGCTTCCAACAATAAGTAGTCCAACATGATAATTTAAGCCAAATGAATTTTCGAATAATACAGCACCTGAGACGAATCCTGAAGCTACATAAAATGTGAAAAAGATCATAATAACAAGTCCAGAAACAAGACGTAGCATATGAGATGCATCATGGAAACGATGCTCTAAAAATTCTGGAATAGTAATAGAATTGTTTGCAATTTCTGAGTAGGTACGTAAGCGAGGAGCGACATAGATCCAGTTTGCGTATGCGCCAAGTGTTAGGCCAATCGCAATCCAGCTACTACTTAATCCAACGCTAAACATTGCACCGGGTAATCCCATTAACAGCCAGCCGCTCATATCAGCTGCTCCCGCACTTAATGCTGTTACTGCGGGGCCTAGTGTACGCCCGCCAAGCATATAATCTGTTAAGTTGGATGTTTGTTTATAGGCAAAATAGCCAATGACTAGCATCCCGAGCATGTAGATAGAGATAGAAATTAAAATTAACATCTGCGTACTCATGTAGTTCCCCTTCCTTTTGTAATGTCTTTTGATGAACTTTGCATATTTATAATCTATCATGATTATTTCAGAAAATCCATATACAAATACGAATTTTCTGAAATGTAAGCGTTTTTTGACATTGTTTTATTTTTAGAATATATAATTTTCTGACAAAAAACCTTGATTTTAATAGAGTATTTACTATTTTTACATAGAAACAGGTTATTTTGTCAATATAATATTCAATGAATGAATAAATAAAAATTTTTAAAAAGTATTGACTAATGAAAAAAGAAAAGCATATAATGAGTGCAACTTAAAAAATGCAAGCGTTGATGAAGAAGAGTACATATTATAAACATGTCAGAGAGCTGATGGTTGGTGCGAATCAGTATGGAATTAATATGGAATGGCCTTCGGAGCTTCCAAACCGAACCGAAAGAAGTAGGCTTTGGCGACATGATCTCATCGATACAAGAGACACGTATTATATTTTGATACGGCAAAGTGCGTTACATTTGTAACGAATTAAGGTGGCACCACGGGAGTACCCGTCCTTTCTATAGGATGAGTACTCCCTTTTTGTGTATAAATGCTCGTTCAAAAAGGAGGATAAAGAGAGCCGAGCAGTTCGAGGCGCGGAAGCCAGGAGGATACGAAGTGTAGATAGAATTACATGAGTACCGGACTGGCGACGCAACGAAGAAATGCGAAAGCTATCTTTACCGGACTTTTTGAACATCCTGTATAAAAATGAATAAGTGAAATCGCTGAGTAAGAAGAGTACGTATATTGGAGACGTTCCAGAGAGCCGGGGATAGGTGGGAGCCCGGTGCGGTGCCATATGCGGAATGGGCTTACGAGAGGTATGCTGAACCGAAAGAAGTAGGCAACCCGGGTTCCGCCGTTACAAGGATAGGGTATATATTTGTACCTGAATAAAGCGGGATGCTTCTGCATCCAAACGAGGTGGTACCACGGTAAATTTATCGTCCTCTACATATTTCGATATGTAGGGGACTTTTTTTATTTTAAATAGTGAGGTGGCAGTCATGATAACGAAAGAACAATTTAACGTGCAACAGGAACAGGGAAAGACATTTTTAGTAATTGATGAAGAAGAAGGAGATAGTGTGACGCCAATTGCTTTATATCGCCAAATGAAAGGTGAGAAAAAGTTTTTACTTGAAAGCTCGCAGCTTCATCAAGATAAAGGACGTTATTCTTATTTAGGATGTGATCCATACGGAGAAATAAAAAGTAGCGGTGCGGCGATAGAGATTACGATAAATGGGAGAACGAAGCAGGTAGAAGAAAATGTATTACAAGTATTAAAAAAGGTCCTTGCGCTATCAAAGGTGGAAAGTCCATTTCCATTTTGCGGGGGAGCAGTTGGATATATTGGCTATGATGTGATTCGGCAGTATGAAGATATTGGAGAAGAACTATTTGACCGGGTTGATATTCCAGAAGTTCATGTATTACTATACCGGGAGTTTATTGTATACGACCATTTACGCCAAAAACTATCGTTTGTATATGTATGCAGGGAAAAGGATACGGACTCTTTTGAAGAAGTGCATGAGAGGCTGCAAGTATATAAACGAAATATTTTAAAGGCAGTGAAAGAACAAGTTTCGAAAGTGCAGCCTTCCCTATCCTTTACTTCTTCCATAACAGAAGAAAAGTTTTGCGAAATGGTGGAGAAAGCAAAAGAATATATTCGAAATGGTGATATTTTTCAAGTTGTACTATCTCAGCGATTGCAAAGTGAATTTATAGGCGATTCATTTGCATTATATCGCAAACTTCGCATTGCGAATCCATCGCCATACATGTTTTATATTGATTTCCAAGATTATGTTGTACTTGGTTCTTCACCAGAAAGCT
Coding sequences within it:
- a CDS encoding PH domain-containing protein, whose product is MYFPSKKDAWLYPIYLVGVAACFAPFLAGRDYFLLFFTIPFAILLIWSWFTTGYKVEDEEIIIRYGPRKKRISIKDIRKISKTKNPLAAPALSFDRLEILHGTQFETELISPRDTKQFVSLIQSIQPQIEIANNVINE
- a CDS encoding Ig-like domain-containing protein, giving the protein MMASLQHQNSKKLSLMANASCPNIQSKPQISLAPSAVSVIGVHIQKNKLKIKVGQSAELSASVLPIQATNQELIWTNMNPDVITVITEKDKVIITGRNPGRAVIIVTTAEGKFRDLCVVHVQPFITNPK
- the putP gene encoding sodium/proline symporter PutP, which codes for MSTQMLILISISIYMLGMLVIGYFAYKQTSNLTDYMLGGRTLGPAVTALSAGAADMSGWLLMGLPGAMFSVGLSSSWIAIGLTLGAYANWIYVAPRLRTYSEIANNSITIPEFLEHRFHDASHMLRLVSGLVIMIFFTFYVASGFVSGAVLFENSFGLNYHVGLLIVGSVVVAYTLFGGFLAVSWTDFVQGIIMVVALILVPVVTIMNVNGLGPAFDTIKSIDPALLDIFKGTSVLGIISLFAWGLGYAGQPHIIVRFMAISSVKEIKSARRIGMSWMIFSVVGAMFTGLIGIAYYSKAGLKLSDPETIFVELGNILFHPLITGFLLAAILAAIMSTISSQLLVTSSAVTEDIYRTFFKRSASDRELVFVGRMAVLVIALIGCGLAFKQNDTILALVGYAWAGFGSSFGPVVLLSLYWKRMTKWGALAGMIAGAATVITWTQFKFLKDFLYEMIPGFAASLLAIIIISLLTKPSKEVEKQFEEFEKTA
- the trpE gene encoding anthranilate synthase component I translates to MITKEQFNVQQEQGKTFLVIDEEEGDSVTPIALYRQMKGEKKFLLESSQLHQDKGRYSYLGCDPYGEIKSSGAAIEITINGRTKQVEENVLQVLKKVLALSKVESPFPFCGGAVGYIGYDVIRQYEDIGEELFDRVDIPEVHVLLYREFIVYDHLRQKLSFVYVCREKDTDSFEEVHERLQVYKRNILKAVKEQVSKVQPSLSFTSSITEEKFCEMVEKAKEYIRNGDIFQVVLSQRLQSEFIGDSFALYRKLRIANPSPYMFYIDFQDYVVLGSSPESLLSVRDDKVMTNPIAGTRPRGKTKAEDEEIAKELLANEKECAEHMMLVDLGRNDIGRVSEVGSVALDKYMKVEKYSHVMHIVSEVYGTLRKQMDCFDALAYCLPAGTVSGAPKIRAMEIINRLEMEKRNVYAGAVGYIAFSGNLDMALAIRTMVVKDQKAYVQAGAGIVYDSNPIAEYEETLNKAKALLEVMK